Below is a window of Spirochaetaceae bacterium DNA.
CGCGTCCGCAGTTCTTGAATCGCTTGACGGTGCACCTTGCGGCCGTGCACGGCGACCGGCCTGAACTCCACGGGCGAGATCCCCGCGGTGATCATCTCCGCTACCCGCGCCCCGGCCTGCAACTAGTCAGTCGTTCCGGTTGGCCTTGGCCGCTTCAATCCGGTTCGAGATCCTGGCCCACTCGTTGTACAGCGCCTCGGTGATCTCGCCGAACCCGGCGGGGAAGCTGCCCGCGTCGGTATCGAGCGGAATCTCCACCACCTCGGAGCCGCCGTCATCGGAGCCGGGCTTGAACAGCCACGCTCCTACCTGGTCCGGAGCGAGCGCTACCTCCGCTCCCGGAATTCCTTCACGCCGATCGTCCGAAAGTTCCGACAACCGCACCAGGTTCGCAGGTGCTTCCAGGATCCACTCGCTGTGCGTGGTCAGCATGACGCGCACACCGAAGTGGACAAGCCGCGCCAGTTCCCGAGCGAACGCGGTCTGCAAGGCAGGGTGCAGGTGCGACTCCGGCTCTTCGATGATCAGCAGGTCGCCCGGTTCCACCAAGTAGCGCAGATACAGCACCACGGAAGCCAGTTCCGAAACCATTGATGACGCTTGCAGGAGTGGCAAGTCCGTACTCCACTTATCCGGACGATACGTAAAAGACGGATATGGGCCGCCGGATCGGTGCAGACGAATGGCGCCGGCGAGCAGATTCTTCTCCAACAAGTCGGACAGTTGATGTGACCGGCCAGGACTTACCTGGCTCATTCTGGTCAGATCGCTCACGAAATCGGCTGGCACGCCGAATCAAGGCGGAAGCTATACCGGTGCTGTTTGCCCCACGTACGCAGAGAAATCTCGAAGGTGGTTTCGGAACTCCCCAGGCAGACGAGATTGTCAAGCGCACTGACACCGAAGCAACGGTGTAGTTCCTGCTCAAAGCGTGCGGCCACAACTTTCCGAAACGCGCCGCGCATGGCTGATGCCAGGTCTTCCGGAAGCGTCGCTGGCTCGTTCTCGGTGGCCACCGACCACCAGTGCAGAAAGCGCTGCGGAAAATCTTCACTGCCAAGCAATGACTTGGCCACGCCGACCGCCGGCCAGTGCCAACCCTCCGATTGGGCCCACGTGTGAGGCTCGGCTGAACCAAGGTGGAGCGCATGCAGCGCGTACACCAGCTTTGCCAGGTAGGACTTGCCGGTGTTGCTCGCGCCGGCGAACACGGTCAGCGGGCGCAGGTCAACCGCAGCGCGCCGTATCGGACCGAAATCGGCGACTTCGATACGGTAGTTTC
It encodes the following:
- a CDS encoding AAA family ATPase — protein: MSQVSPGRSHQLSDLLEKNLLAGAIRLHRSGGPYPSFTYRPDKWSTDLPLLQASSMVSELASVVLYLRYLVEPGDLLIIEEPESHLHPALQTAFARELARLVHFGVRVMLTTHSEWILEAPANLVRLSELSDDRREGIPGAEVALAPDQVGAWLFKPGSDDGGSEVVEIPLDTDAGSFPAGFGEITEALYNEWARISNRIEAAKANRND